One genomic region from Ralstonia pseudosolanacearum encodes:
- a CDS encoding efflux RND transporter permease subunit produces MIDALIRGALKQRLVVAVVAAVLLFFGIDAARKLSLDAFPDVTNVQVQIATEAPGRSPEEVERFVTVPVEMAMTGLPALTEMRSLNKPGLSLITLVFSDETDVYFARQLVMERIIEVQSRMPVGVTPVLGPVSTGLGEVYQYTLDRPDDGSRELSADELTRRRIAQDWVVRPLLRSIPGVAEINSQGGYEKQYQVLVNPERLRHHNVTVQQVFEALAANNANSGGGVLPHFAEQYLIRGVGLVRDINDIGAIVLKEVGGTPLTLRDVAEVKIGTAARAGAVVKNGVTESVGGVVMMMRGGNAKEVVARIQARVKAINDNGMLPDGLKIVPYYERSELVDSALDTVVKVLLEGVVLVVLVLLLFLGDIRSSLIVVGTLVLTPLLTFMAMNRLGISANLMSLGGLAIAIGLMVDGSVVVVENAFAHLAKPRDPNESRVRIILHAVTEVATPVIFGVGIIILVFLPLMTLQGMEGKMFAPLAFTIAIALFISLVLSLTLTPVLSSYLLKPKAAKHAASDHADDAHAQHDAHDTWLIRKLKKPYLRLLELSLNNGRKTVAVAVAVFLAAGALMPFLGTAFIPEMKEGSIVPGINRAPNISLEESVRMEMEAMRLVMQVPGVRSAVSGVGRGESPADPQGQNESTPIVSLKPRDQWPKGWTQDDIAEGMRRALQALPGVQIVMAQPISDRVDEMVTGVRSDVAIKVFGDDLAVLREKAEAIARVAQGIQGAQDMRVERITGQQYLQIAIDRQAIARHGLNASDVHNVIETAIGGKEATEIFEGERRFGAVVRLPEAYRGSVEAIRNLIVAAPNGAQVPLESLARIEVTDGPAQISREFGKRRVVVGVNVHDRDLGGFVAELQAAVAQKVKLPEGYYLEWGGQFQNMERAMGHLKVIVPITVAAIFFLLFLLFNSVRYATLIILVLPFASVGGILGLFVTGEYLSVPASVGFVALWGIAVLNGVVLVSTIRSLREQGMSVDESVRLGARLRFRPVMMTATVAMLGLIPFLFATGPGSEVQRPLAIVVIGGLMTCTLLTLVMLPTLYKWFDEEART; encoded by the coding sequence ATGATCGACGCATTGATACGCGGCGCGCTCAAGCAGCGGCTGGTGGTGGCCGTGGTGGCCGCCGTGCTGCTGTTCTTCGGCATCGATGCTGCCCGCAAGCTGTCGCTGGATGCGTTTCCGGACGTGACCAACGTGCAGGTGCAGATCGCCACCGAAGCGCCCGGGCGCTCGCCCGAGGAGGTCGAGCGCTTTGTCACCGTGCCGGTGGAGATGGCGATGACCGGCCTGCCGGCGCTGACCGAAATGCGCTCGCTGAACAAGCCGGGCCTGTCGCTGATCACGCTGGTGTTCAGCGACGAGACCGACGTGTACTTCGCGCGCCAACTGGTGATGGAGCGCATTATCGAAGTGCAGTCGCGCATGCCGGTGGGCGTGACGCCGGTGCTGGGGCCGGTGTCCACCGGCCTGGGCGAGGTCTACCAGTACACGCTCGATCGTCCGGACGACGGCAGCCGGGAACTGTCGGCCGACGAGCTGACGCGCCGCCGCATCGCCCAGGACTGGGTGGTGCGGCCGCTGCTGCGCTCGATTCCGGGCGTGGCGGAGATCAACTCGCAGGGCGGCTACGAGAAGCAATACCAGGTGCTGGTCAATCCCGAGCGGCTGCGCCACCACAACGTGACGGTGCAGCAGGTGTTCGAGGCGCTGGCCGCCAACAACGCCAACTCGGGCGGCGGCGTGCTGCCGCATTTTGCCGAGCAGTACCTGATCCGCGGCGTGGGCCTGGTGCGCGACATCAACGACATCGGCGCCATCGTGCTCAAGGAGGTGGGCGGCACGCCGCTGACCCTGCGCGACGTGGCCGAGGTGAAGATCGGCACGGCGGCGCGCGCGGGGGCGGTGGTCAAGAACGGCGTGACCGAATCGGTCGGCGGCGTGGTCATGATGATGCGCGGCGGCAACGCCAAGGAAGTCGTCGCGCGTATCCAGGCGCGCGTCAAGGCCATCAACGACAACGGCATGCTGCCCGACGGCCTGAAGATCGTGCCGTATTACGAGCGCTCCGAGCTGGTCGATTCGGCGCTCGACACGGTGGTCAAGGTGCTGCTCGAGGGCGTGGTGCTGGTGGTGCTGGTGCTGCTGCTGTTCCTGGGCGATATCCGCTCCTCGCTGATCGTGGTCGGCACGCTGGTGCTCACGCCGCTGCTGACCTTCATGGCGATGAACCGGCTGGGCATCTCGGCCAACCTGATGTCGCTGGGCGGGCTGGCGATCGCCATCGGCCTGATGGTGGACGGCTCGGTGGTGGTGGTCGAAAACGCATTCGCGCATCTGGCCAAGCCGCGCGATCCGAACGAGAGCCGCGTGCGCATCATCCTGCATGCCGTGACGGAGGTGGCCACGCCGGTGATCTTCGGGGTGGGCATCATCATTCTGGTGTTCCTGCCGCTGATGACGCTGCAGGGCATGGAGGGCAAGATGTTCGCGCCGCTGGCGTTCACCATCGCGATTGCGCTGTTCATCTCGCTGGTGCTGTCGCTGACGCTGACGCCGGTGCTGTCGTCGTACCTGCTCAAGCCGAAGGCGGCGAAGCATGCCGCAAGCGATCACGCAGACGACGCGCATGCACAGCACGACGCGCACGACACCTGGCTGATCCGCAAGCTCAAGAAGCCGTACCTGCGCCTGCTGGAGCTGAGCCTGAACAACGGCCGCAAGACCGTGGCGGTGGCCGTGGCGGTGTTCTTGGCCGCCGGTGCGCTGATGCCCTTTCTGGGCACGGCGTTCATCCCCGAGATGAAGGAGGGCTCGATCGTGCCGGGCATCAACCGCGCGCCCAACATCTCGCTGGAAGAGTCGGTCCGCATGGAGATGGAGGCGATGCGCCTGGTGATGCAGGTGCCGGGCGTGAGGTCGGCGGTGTCGGGCGTGGGCCGGGGCGAGTCGCCGGCCGACCCGCAGGGCCAGAACGAATCGACCCCGATCGTCTCGCTCAAGCCGCGCGACCAGTGGCCCAAGGGCTGGACCCAGGACGACATCGCCGAAGGCATGCGCCGCGCGCTGCAGGCGCTGCCCGGCGTGCAGATCGTGATGGCCCAGCCGATCTCCGACCGGGTCGACGAGATGGTCACCGGCGTGCGCTCGGACGTCGCCATCAAGGTGTTCGGCGACGACCTCGCCGTGCTGCGCGAGAAGGCCGAGGCCATCGCGCGCGTGGCGCAGGGCATCCAGGGGGCGCAGGATATGCGGGTCGAGCGCATCACCGGCCAGCAGTATCTGCAGATCGCCATCGACCGGCAGGCCATCGCGCGCCACGGCCTGAACGCGTCCGACGTGCACAACGTGATCGAGACCGCCATCGGCGGCAAGGAGGCCACCGAGATCTTCGAGGGCGAGCGCCGTTTCGGTGCGGTGGTGCGGCTGCCCGAGGCGTACCGCGGCAGCGTGGAGGCGATCCGCAACCTGATCGTCGCCGCGCCCAACGGCGCGCAGGTGCCGCTGGAGAGCCTCGCGCGCATCGAGGTGACCGACGGCCCCGCGCAGATCAGCCGCGAGTTCGGCAAGCGCCGCGTGGTGGTGGGCGTGAACGTGCACGACCGCGACCTGGGCGGCTTCGTGGCCGAGCTGCAGGCCGCCGTGGCGCAGAAGGTCAAGCTGCCGGAAGGCTATTACCTGGAGTGGGGCGGCCAGTTCCAGAACATGGAGCGCGCGATGGGGCACCTGAAGGTGATCGTGCCGATCACGGTGGCGGCGATCTTCTTCCTGCTGTTCCTGCTGTTCAACTCGGTGCGCTACGCCACGCTGATCATCCTGGTGCTGCCGTTCGCCTCGGTGGGCGGGATCCTCGGGCTGTTCGTCACCGGCGAGTACCTGTCGGTGCCGGCGTCGGTGGGCTTCGTGGCGCTGTGGGGCATCGCGGTGCTCAACGGCGTGGTGCTGGTCAGCACGATCCGCAGCCTGCGCGAGCAGGGCATGTCGGTCGACGAATCCGTGCGGTTGGGTGCGCGCTTGCGCTTTCGCCCGGTGATGATGACGGCTACTGTTGCCATGCTGGGCCTGATTCCGTTTCTGTTTGCCACCGGCCCGGGCTCCGAGGTGCAGCGCCCGCTGGCCATCGTCGTCATCGGCGGCCTGATGACGTGCACGCTGCTGACGCTGGTGATGCTGCCCACGCTCTACAAATGGTTCGATGAGGAGGCCAGAACGTGA
- a CDS encoding P-II family nitrogen regulator: MKEIRIVVRPQLLERMHEALRGCAGFPGMTVGEVSGYPPTAPQAGAHSIKDDLTEFVPRVRIEIVVSDVLAGQMFDAAVKVLEHGQTGDSAIWMTEVVQATFLHRTG; encoded by the coding sequence GTGAAGGAAATCCGCATTGTGGTGCGCCCGCAGTTGCTCGAGCGCATGCATGAGGCACTGCGCGGCTGTGCCGGGTTCCCCGGCATGACCGTGGGCGAGGTGAGCGGCTATCCGCCGACGGCGCCGCAGGCGGGCGCGCACTCCATCAAGGACGATCTGACGGAGTTCGTGCCGCGCGTGCGCATCGAGATCGTGGTGTCCGATGTGCTGGCGGGTCAGATGTTCGATGCCGCCGTCAAGGTGCTGGAGCACGGCCAGACCGGCGACAGCGCCATCTGGATGACGGAGGTGGTGCAGGCCACCTTCCTGCACCGTACCGGCTGA
- a CDS encoding M1 family metallopeptidase: MRYSTPIRHTAIARRASAGSRRPWRLALLAQAAAVMLLAACGGGEDGSPTSSSSTLSADGSQQQANAGTSPGTSTSTGAETSTTGASTQTPAVDATVPPLELPAYIKPVNYKLWFRPNADLTGFSGRADVEIKVTKQTGEITLAARNLSFDPNRVTLTATGSNTTQMLVPVPQSQGDFYDLRLPTGDIKPGTYMLHMEWTGTVNFTKAEGLFKLGLQGATGEKSDALITQGAANLSRQWFPCWDEPAFRHTFELTAEVPGNWKAIANGKQNSATQLPDGYQRVAFAKTPSMPSYLMFFGGGKFDVLEDQFTSPLDTSNTLPLRWWVPAGEAHSAVAGMRYTKEALNYYYNYFQIPLPLDKIDTIAANDSYNNKNAGFGGMENWGAIFEFADQVLVPPEGAQTSVRSKGNARSFATVSHELAHQWFGDLVTLDWWDNIWLNESFANWFENITKIELHPEFTGNSWEGYAAAKQRIYTLDLAVTAVPVQHNLSDTGSNDFLDRFAYHKGGHVLQMLENYIGHDAMRSGLQSYLNKYKFGNGTPARLWAELEAASDKPVGKVGDSFVRQTGVPLVTIDARCNPVTNQNVVTISQRAFPSKNMYPGYRWNIPLVLKYGENFSQTQTLMFDQAGTQISLPTCSAVLANPTGLDYYVTNYSPALWSDLMAQAGAITDKATAANIAGDATQLYNAGLMSQALYSQITGIRAFQPALQTLRTQSVGVGIGAQQMPPLETPVHSIKYQGVMKHLSDLSQ; this comes from the coding sequence ATGCGGTACTCGACACCCATCCGCCATACGGCCATCGCACGGCGCGCAAGCGCTGGCAGCCGGCGTCCATGGCGGCTGGCGTTGCTCGCGCAGGCGGCGGCGGTCATGCTGCTGGCGGCATGCGGCGGCGGCGAAGATGGCTCGCCCACCTCGTCCAGCAGTACGCTGAGCGCGGATGGCTCGCAGCAGCAGGCCAACGCCGGCACCAGCCCGGGAACCAGCACCAGCACTGGCGCGGAAACCAGCACCACCGGAGCCAGCACCCAGACCCCCGCTGTCGATGCAACCGTTCCCCCGCTCGAACTGCCCGCGTATATCAAGCCGGTCAACTACAAGCTGTGGTTCCGCCCGAATGCCGACCTGACGGGCTTCTCCGGCCGCGCCGACGTGGAGATCAAGGTCACCAAGCAGACCGGCGAGATCACCCTGGCCGCGCGCAACCTCAGCTTCGATCCGAACCGGGTCACGCTCACGGCCACGGGCAGCAACACCACGCAGATGCTGGTGCCGGTGCCGCAGTCCCAGGGCGATTTCTATGACCTGCGCCTCCCGACCGGCGACATCAAGCCCGGCACCTACATGCTGCACATGGAGTGGACCGGCACGGTCAACTTCACCAAGGCCGAAGGCCTCTTCAAGCTGGGCCTGCAGGGCGCGACCGGCGAAAAGTCGGACGCACTCATCACCCAGGGCGCGGCCAACCTGTCGCGCCAATGGTTCCCCTGCTGGGACGAGCCGGCCTTCCGCCACACCTTCGAGCTGACGGCCGAAGTGCCGGGCAACTGGAAGGCCATCGCCAACGGCAAGCAGAACAGCGCGACCCAACTGCCGGACGGCTACCAGCGCGTGGCGTTCGCCAAGACGCCGTCGATGCCGTCGTACCTGATGTTCTTCGGCGGCGGCAAGTTCGACGTGCTGGAAGACCAGTTCACCAGCCCGCTGGACACCAGCAACACCCTGCCCCTGCGGTGGTGGGTGCCGGCCGGCGAAGCCCATTCGGCGGTCGCCGGCATGCGGTACACCAAGGAGGCGTTGAACTACTACTACAACTACTTCCAGATTCCGCTGCCGCTCGACAAGATCGACACCATCGCCGCCAACGACAGCTACAACAACAAGAACGCCGGCTTCGGCGGCATGGAGAACTGGGGCGCGATCTTCGAATTCGCCGACCAGGTGCTGGTGCCGCCCGAGGGCGCGCAGACCTCGGTCCGCTCCAAGGGCAATGCCCGCTCGTTCGCGACGGTCTCGCACGAACTCGCGCACCAGTGGTTCGGCGACCTCGTCACGCTGGACTGGTGGGACAACATCTGGCTCAACGAATCCTTCGCCAACTGGTTCGAGAACATCACCAAGATCGAGCTGCACCCGGAATTCACGGGCAACTCGTGGGAAGGCTATGCGGCGGCCAAGCAGCGCATCTACACGCTCGACCTGGCGGTGACGGCGGTGCCCGTGCAGCACAACCTGAGCGACACCGGCTCGAACGACTTCCTCGACCGGTTCGCCTACCACAAGGGCGGGCACGTGCTGCAGATGCTCGAGAACTACATCGGCCACGATGCGATGCGCAGCGGCCTGCAGTCGTACCTCAACAAATACAAGTTCGGCAACGGCACGCCGGCGCGCCTGTGGGCAGAGCTGGAAGCCGCCAGCGACAAGCCGGTGGGCAAGGTGGGCGACAGCTTCGTGCGCCAGACGGGCGTGCCGCTGGTCACCATCGACGCGCGCTGCAACCCGGTCACCAACCAGAACGTGGTGACCATCTCGCAGCGCGCCTTCCCCAGCAAGAACATGTACCCCGGCTATCGGTGGAATATTCCGCTGGTGCTGAAGTACGGCGAGAACTTCTCGCAAACCCAGACCCTGATGTTCGACCAGGCCGGCACGCAGATCTCGCTGCCGACCTGCTCGGCGGTGCTGGCCAACCCGACCGGCCTGGACTACTACGTCACCAACTACAGCCCGGCGCTGTGGAGTGATCTGATGGCCCAGGCCGGTGCGATCACCGACAAGGCCACCGCCGCCAACATCGCGGGGGACGCGACGCAGCTGTACAACGCCGGGCTGATGAGCCAGGCCCTGTACAGCCAGATCACCGGCATCCGGGCCTTCCAGCCGGCGCTGCAGACGCTGCGGACCCAATCGGTGGGCGTGGGCATCGGCGCGCAGCAGATGCCGCCGCTCGAGACGCCGGTCCACAGCATCAAGTACCAGGGCGTGATGAAGCATCTGAGCGACCTCTCGCAATAA
- a CDS encoding IS630 family transposase yields the protein MRCVVELSEVEKLTLEQLSLNHRHRDIRTRAAGMVMLGDGLSAPKVAGRLGVSVQSPYNWVRAWNEYGVCGLLSGHGGGRPRSLPENMVATAVGRRCARRISDTGADRAARAGSSWATAAMSDRDTGRGAQARRLLFQAQPLLAQKKRCEEEFAVKADVLGKLQQAARDQAIRLLYLDEAGFAASPVVQRAWSPRGLPHCVEPHSHCRRSVLGAFDYGQNSLIHAAHAHSIKGPDVEQFLDALIRQDDSRPTIIVLDNAAIHHSISEETRDRWFREHKALLFFLPPYSPELNMIEIVWKHFKYHWRRFVNWTRDTIDAELAELLSGYGSKFQINFS from the coding sequence ATGCGATGCGTGGTCGAGTTGAGCGAAGTGGAGAAGCTGACGTTGGAGCAATTGAGCCTGAATCACCGGCACCGCGACATCCGCACGCGCGCAGCGGGGATGGTCATGCTCGGCGACGGTTTGTCGGCCCCCAAGGTCGCGGGCCGGTTGGGCGTTAGCGTGCAGTCGCCCTACAACTGGGTGCGTGCCTGGAACGAATACGGCGTGTGCGGCTTGTTGAGCGGTCACGGCGGCGGCCGCCCCAGGTCGCTGCCCGAGAACATGGTCGCCACGGCGGTCGGTCGACGCTGCGCGCGCCGAATCTCTGACACTGGCGCAGATCGCGCAGCGCGTGCAGGAAGTTCATGGGCAACCGCTGCCATGTCAGATCGAGACACTGGGCGCGGCGCTCAAGCGCGAAGGCTTCTCTTTCAAGCGCAACCGCTACTCGCTCAAAAAAAACGGTGCGAAGAGGAGTTCGCTGTGAAAGCAGACGTGCTCGGCAAGCTCCAGCAGGCCGCGCGCGACCAGGCCATCCGGCTCCTCTATCTCGATGAGGCTGGCTTTGCAGCTTCGCCCGTTGTGCAGCGCGCATGGTCACCACGAGGGCTGCCCCATTGTGTTGAACCGCACAGCCACTGCCGACGTTCTGTGCTCGGTGCGTTCGACTACGGGCAGAACAGCCTGATTCACGCCGCGCATGCGCACAGCATCAAAGGCCCCGATGTCGAGCAGTTTCTCGATGCGCTGATTCGGCAAGACGACAGCCGACCCACCATCATCGTCCTCGACAACGCAGCCATTCATCACAGCATCAGCGAGGAAACCCGCGACCGCTGGTTCAGGGAACACAAAGCGCTCCTGTTCTTTCTGCCGCCCTACAGCCCCGAACTGAACATGATCGAGATCGTCTGGAAGCACTTCAAATATCACTGGCGTCGCTTCGTCAACTGGACACGCGACACCATCGACGCTGAACTAGCCGAACTCCTATCCGGCTACGGCTCCAAATTTCAAATCAATTTTTCGTGA
- a CDS encoding metallophosphoesterase, with amino-acid sequence MVEMTAARGNQTVTVVQITDPHLFADRDTELMGYRTYPMLSKTIDAIRGHDFRPDACFLTGDISQDESADSYELARFELERLGIPVFWIPGNHDDRGRAEAVFGQSDRIHRLSKLTTADWDFIHLNTCRCGADEGYLSDPDFERFVSDVEASAGEGKQIAVVMHHHPVPSQTPLLDGYMLQEGERLLSFLDDHRQVRLVICGHVHGDYQLQYGSQTIEVCPATCFQWEKGTRTAKTEDWRGFRIFEFSSAGYQSALISV; translated from the coding sequence ATGGTGGAGATGACCGCAGCAAGAGGGAACCAGACCGTCACCGTCGTGCAGATCACAGACCCGCACCTGTTTGCCGACCGTGACACCGAGTTGATGGGCTACCGCACGTACCCGATGCTGTCGAAAACGATCGACGCCATCCGCGGGCATGACTTCAGGCCGGATGCGTGTTTTCTGACGGGCGACATTTCGCAGGACGAGTCCGCCGATTCCTACGAGCTGGCGCGGTTCGAGCTGGAAAGGCTGGGCATTCCGGTGTTCTGGATTCCCGGGAATCATGATGATCGTGGCAGGGCGGAAGCCGTGTTCGGGCAATCGGACCGCATCCATCGCCTGAGCAAGCTCACGACGGCGGACTGGGACTTCATCCATCTGAACACCTGCCGGTGTGGGGCCGACGAGGGATACCTCAGCGATCCGGACTTCGAGCGCTTCGTCTCCGATGTGGAGGCCTCGGCCGGCGAGGGGAAGCAGATTGCGGTCGTCATGCACCATCATCCGGTGCCGTCGCAGACGCCCTTGCTGGACGGCTACATGCTGCAGGAGGGTGAGCGCCTGCTGAGCTTCCTTGACGACCACCGGCAGGTGAGGCTGGTGATCTGCGGCCATGTCCACGGCGATTACCAGCTTCAATACGGCAGCCAGACGATCGAAGTCTGCCCGGCCACCTGCTTCCAGTGGGAAAAGGGCACCCGCACCGCGAAAACCGAAGACTGGCGCGGATTCAGGATTTTTGAGTTTTCATCGGCCGGTTACCAATCGGCATTGATTTCCGTGTGA
- a CDS encoding LysR substrate-binding domain-containing protein, protein MRISPLPPLQCLIAFESAARHSSFTRAAAELNLTQSAVSRQIGQLEDFLGRQLFLREPRALQLTVAGQRYAERVRSQLEACSDATFDVMKRYGDLDLAVACSSGVATLWLAPRIGHFYASHPNINLRIIVRDSLASLAPSEFDVGLYYLRDACGPQFNAQPLIDEEVFPVCSPDYLGGRLVTPAELAHQTLLMQDDRQLTWMSWEEWLGLNGVEMPKKPRAIISNHYPQLVQMALHGHGVLLGWRQIIDCHLETKALVRATRETATFGGGYHIITPNEHSMNRAATVFASWLLEQSVSMNAFA, encoded by the coding sequence ATGCGAATCAGCCCGCTTCCCCCTCTCCAATGCTTGATCGCATTCGAGTCGGCCGCAAGACATTCCAGCTTCACACGCGCGGCGGCCGAGCTCAATCTCACGCAAAGCGCCGTCAGCCGGCAAATCGGGCAACTGGAAGATTTTCTCGGGCGCCAGTTGTTCCTGCGCGAGCCGCGCGCCTTGCAGCTGACGGTCGCGGGCCAGCGCTATGCGGAGCGCGTGCGGTCGCAGCTGGAAGCGTGCTCCGATGCCACCTTCGATGTGATGAAGCGATACGGCGACCTCGATCTCGCCGTCGCCTGCTCGTCCGGCGTCGCCACGCTTTGGCTGGCGCCGCGCATCGGCCATTTCTACGCCAGCCATCCCAATATCAACCTGCGCATCATCGTTCGCGACAGCCTTGCGTCGCTCGCGCCGTCCGAGTTCGACGTGGGGCTGTATTACCTGCGCGACGCATGCGGGCCGCAGTTCAACGCCCAGCCGTTGATCGATGAGGAGGTCTTTCCCGTGTGCTCGCCGGACTATCTCGGCGGGAGGCTCGTGACGCCGGCGGAGCTTGCGCATCAAACGCTGCTGATGCAGGACGACCGGCAGTTGACCTGGATGTCGTGGGAGGAATGGCTGGGCCTGAACGGTGTCGAGATGCCGAAGAAGCCCCGGGCCATTATCTCGAACCACTATCCGCAACTGGTGCAGATGGCGCTTCACGGCCACGGTGTTTTACTCGGCTGGCGCCAGATCATCGATTGCCATCTTGAAACCAAAGCGCTGGTGCGCGCGACCCGCGAAACCGCGACATTCGGCGGCGGGTACCACATCATCACGCCGAATGAGCATTCCATGAATCGGGCGGCGACCGTGTTTGCGAGCTGGTTACTTGAGCAATCCGTTTCAATGAATGCATTTGCATAG
- a CDS encoding MFS transporter: protein MHGTLSPSLAGQTSLPRQRHAVATAILGNAFEWFDFTLYGFFAPVIATVLFPSANPFTALLLAIATFGVGFVTRPLGGIVLGIYADRRGRRPALALSALLMALGTALIAIAPTYAQAGIAAPLIAVVARLLQGFSAGGEMGGATAYLNEIAPPGKRAFYTSWIQASVGLAIVCGAMLGTLATSLLDAEALRAWGWRIPFALGVLIGPIGYVIRSRLDETPAFARAATEARTDSPLLEVVRRHRRAVLIGASIVILWTVCTYVLLFYMQTYAIHVLKLPSSAGFAGSMASGITMMLTAPLFGWLADRLGYQRVLSGAALAILALAYPLYAYLNHAPAAGTLIGVQIVFGLLSAAYTGPIPVAFADLFPTKVLSTGLSTAYNLTVMLIGGFAPFYLTWLSHAFDPMLAPVLYVMVAAVVSLAGTLLLRGAATDRGATQARGSR from the coding sequence ATGCATGGCACTTTATCCCCCAGCCTGGCTGGCCAGACATCGCTGCCGCGACAGCGGCATGCCGTTGCCACCGCCATTCTCGGCAATGCGTTCGAGTGGTTCGATTTCACGCTGTACGGATTTTTCGCCCCCGTTATCGCGACGGTTCTGTTTCCGTCGGCGAACCCGTTCACCGCGTTGCTGCTGGCCATTGCAACGTTCGGCGTGGGGTTCGTGACGCGGCCGTTGGGCGGCATCGTCCTCGGCATCTATGCGGACCGTCGCGGCCGCCGGCCGGCGCTCGCGCTGTCGGCGCTGCTGATGGCGCTGGGCACCGCGCTCATCGCCATTGCACCGACGTACGCGCAAGCCGGCATCGCGGCGCCGCTGATCGCGGTCGTCGCCCGCCTGCTGCAAGGGTTCTCGGCCGGCGGAGAAATGGGCGGGGCCACCGCCTACCTCAACGAGATTGCACCGCCCGGCAAGCGGGCCTTCTACACGAGCTGGATTCAGGCCAGTGTCGGCCTGGCCATCGTCTGCGGTGCCATGCTCGGTACGCTCGCAACGTCGCTGCTCGATGCCGAAGCGCTTCGCGCGTGGGGGTGGCGCATTCCGTTTGCGCTCGGCGTGTTGATCGGCCCGATCGGGTATGTGATCCGCAGCCGGCTGGACGAGACGCCGGCATTCGCCAGGGCCGCCACTGAGGCGCGCACGGATTCTCCGCTGCTCGAGGTCGTGCGGCGCCATCGCCGCGCGGTGCTGATCGGTGCGTCCATCGTGATCCTGTGGACGGTCTGCACCTATGTGCTGCTGTTCTATATGCAGACCTACGCGATCCACGTGCTGAAGCTGCCGTCGTCCGCCGGCTTCGCGGGCAGCATGGCGAGCGGCATCACCATGATGCTGACGGCGCCGCTGTTCGGCTGGCTCGCGGATCGTCTCGGGTACCAGCGCGTTCTGTCGGGGGCTGCGCTGGCGATCCTGGCTCTGGCCTATCCGCTGTATGCGTATCTCAATCATGCGCCGGCCGCCGGTACGCTGATCGGTGTCCAGATCGTGTTCGGCCTGCTGAGCGCCGCCTATACGGGGCCGATTCCGGTGGCGTTCGCGGATCTGTTTCCGACCAAGGTGCTGTCAACCGGCCTGTCGACGGCCTACAACCTGACCGTCATGCTGATCGGGGGCTTTGCGCCGTTCTACCTGACCTGGCTGTCGCATGCGTTCGATCCCATGCTCGCTCCGGTGCTCTACGTCATGGTCGCGGCGGTGGTGAGTCTGGCCGGCACGCTGTTGCTGCGCGGCGCCGCCACCGACCGGGGGGCGACGCAGGCGCGGGGATCGCGCTGA
- a CDS encoding ABC transporter substrate-binding protein has translation MLKRFAILAAWVASFAMRAVHADVITVAQVLPEGSVETSMHATVEAAACYLRKVSDAGGINGHTFNVVTVDVPGGLDAATQRAAETIRQYRPAALLNYSGSARIAALIRRGVLDATRTPVIGANVASTRVRQDPNNRWVFHVRAGVRAEAAKMVSQAVSLGGRQVAILYRDDVFGEDGMHSSVDALSASGLEPAAILPMPTDMMDSAALTQLAEDVLRVDAGVILMFSDSVNIGGFLRAYRERGGIAVVTTDSTPSADELVRASSVELARSVYLTEVMPPIGKRNVRLVRAFVADMTDAGRPDLARSAAALEGYVAARLFVEAVRRISGPVTGESVRTALLQRGPFDLGAFEIRFGPAQYEGSRYVDIGIVGHLGRGLN, from the coding sequence ATGCTCAAGCGCTTTGCGATCCTGGCGGCCTGGGTCGCCAGCTTTGCGATGCGTGCCGTGCACGCCGACGTCATCACGGTCGCCCAGGTGCTGCCGGAGGGCTCCGTGGAAACGTCGATGCACGCCACCGTCGAGGCGGCGGCGTGCTATCTCCGCAAGGTCAGCGATGCCGGCGGCATCAACGGCCACACGTTCAACGTCGTGACCGTCGACGTCCCCGGCGGGCTGGACGCCGCCACCCAGCGCGCGGCGGAAACGATTCGCCAGTATCGTCCGGCCGCCTTGCTGAACTACTCCGGGTCGGCGCGCATCGCGGCGCTGATCCGGCGCGGCGTCCTGGATGCGACCCGCACCCCGGTGATCGGCGCGAACGTCGCTTCCACGCGGGTGCGGCAAGACCCGAACAACCGCTGGGTGTTCCATGTCCGCGCGGGCGTCCGGGCCGAAGCCGCGAAGATGGTGAGCCAGGCCGTGTCGCTGGGCGGCCGGCAGGTCGCCATCCTCTACCGGGACGACGTGTTCGGAGAAGACGGCATGCACAGCAGCGTCGACGCGCTGAGCGCATCCGGGCTCGAGCCTGCCGCGATCCTTCCCATGCCGACCGACATGATGGACAGCGCGGCCTTGACCCAACTGGCGGAGGATGTGCTGCGCGTGGACGCCGGCGTCATTCTGATGTTCTCCGACAGCGTCAACATCGGCGGGTTCTTGCGCGCCTATCGCGAACGCGGCGGGATTGCCGTGGTGACGACGGATTCCACGCCGTCCGCCGATGAACTGGTGCGCGCATCGAGCGTCGAGCTTGCGCGGAGCGTGTATCTCACGGAGGTGATGCCGCCGATCGGCAAGCGCAATGTGCGCCTGGTGCGGGCGTTCGTGGCCGACATGACCGACGCCGGCCGGCCCGACCTGGCCAGGTCGGCGGCGGCGCTCGAGGGCTACGTGGCCGCCCGCCTGTTTGTCGAGGCGGTGCGCAGGATCAGCGGCCCGGTCACGGGCGAGTCGGTGCGCACGGCGCTGCTGCAGCGCGGCCCGTTTGACCTGGGGGCTTTCGAGATCCGATTCGGGCCCGCGCAGTACGAGGGCTCGCGATACGTGGACATCGGCATCGTCGGCCACCTGGGGCGGGGGTTGAACTGA